DNA sequence from the candidate division WOR-3 bacterium genome:
AGTTCTTGTGCCGCGTGATGAAACTGGTAAAAGAGCTATTCGTCTATCGGAAATAAAAGAAAATATTGAGACTATCTTAAATCAAGTACAACAGAATCTATTTACTTCTGCCCAGCAGAGATTATTTGAAAATATATCTGAAGCATATACCATTGAAGAATTTAATGACAAAATTAGCGAAAAACCTGGTTTTGTCAAGGTCTTCTGGTGTGAAAAACAGCAATGTGAAAATGAAATTATCGATAAGACTAAGACAACACCGAGATGTATTCCTCTTAATGAGAAGCATAAAGGTAAATGTATTATTTGTGGCAAAGAAACTGAGACTATAATTTATTACGCTCGAGCATATTAAACCAAAAATTCGGTATGGGGTAATATATTTTAGTCAAATTTGTATTAATGGATTAGCGGGCATAATCGAGATTTTATTGATTTTCCCTTTTCATAGAGATTTTATTGTCCTTGTTTATTATATTTTGTGTAAAATAAGTGTTTTAAGTGCCACAGACTAATTGAAAATACAGCGAAATAAGAGTAATGGTTTGATGTGTTCCGTATATTAAGGGGAACTTGACATTTTCAGAACTCTCTAATAGGTAGCGTCAAGAATTTTGTTTAATTTCTTTTTCTTATCTAAATTAAATATTGACGAATTTTTTATTTTTAGTATACTATAAAATAATAAGTGATAATATTAATAAATTATAAGTTGTACAGTGTTATAAATTGAGAAGGTTAAGAAATTTTATAATCTTAAAAAATTTATTTTTCTAATGCAGAGTTTTTTTCCATTGGAGAAGTAATTTCTGCACGGAGAAGATTGGAATTAGCAGATGACTGAAGATAAATTGCTGGAAAATTTATTGTCGCAAGACCCCAAAATTCGTTTTATTGCTCTAAAAACATTAAAAAATCTTGGTGTTAAAAAAGCCACCGAAATATTAATACCTTTACTGGGTTCAGATAATCAAGTAGTTCGCGATAGTGCGGTAGCAACAGTTTTGGCATTAGGCAAGCCGGCAATCTCATATCTGCTTGATGCGCTGAAGTCACCTAATGAATTAATTAGAATGAATGCAGTTAGGATATTAAGTGAAATTGGAGATGCTTCAATCAGCAGTGAACTTTTGGGGTTATTAAAAAAAGGAGATAGCAAAATTAAGGCTGCAGTTATTGATGTCTTGGGAAGAATCAAGGAATTCTGGACAATAGAATATCTTCGGGATTTTCTCAAAGCGCCTGAGCCGGTAGTACGTGCTGCTTCGGCGCGAGCACTTGGTGAACTAAAAGATAAATTAGCCATTGATGCGCTTTTGTTCCTTTTGTCGGATAAAGAAAAAGAAGTGAGAATTGCTGCAATTGATGCGTTAAGTAAAATTGGAGATATTCGCGCTTGTGATAATCTTTGGCAGGTGGCCAGCAATGATGTTGACTTTGAAGTTAGAAGCAAAGCAATGTCGGCTTTGAAAACAATTGGTGCAGAAATACTTAAACCTTACGAGGAGTGGTTAGTGTCAAAAGATATTAATAAAAGAGATTCGGCACGCTTAAAATTGTCGTCAATTGGTAAACCGGTGCTTTTGCCTTTATTGGAATATACCAAACATTATGATGCCTCGGTGCGTGAATTGAGCGCGAAAATCTTAGGCGATATTGGCGATAATTTTGCAACCGCCAGACTAATTGAATTGGCAAACGATATTGACCAAGATGTAAAAATAACCGCAATTGAAGCGCTGGGAAAAATAAAATCCGAATCAGCAATTCGGTTTCTTTTATCTTGTTTGGAAAGTCCTGATAGTTCAGTTGTTAATGTAGCTACTGAATCTTTAAGTAAAACAGGTAAAGAACTTATAAAATTTTTACCAGCAATTCTTAGTGAACATAATGTTCAAAAACAAATTAATATTGTTCAATTAATTGCTAAAATCGGTGATGTTGAATATATTCCTTTACTTAGTGAATATATTGACCACCCAAGTATATGGGTACGAATGACAATCTGTTCAGCCTTGGGGGAATTAAAAAGTCCGTTATCAGCCGATTTATTATTAAAAAAACTTTATGACGACCCATCGCCATTGGTTCGAGTAGCATC
Encoded proteins:
- a CDS encoding HEAT repeat domain-containing protein encodes the protein MTEDKLLENLLSQDPKIRFIALKTLKNLGVKKATEILIPLLGSDNQVVRDSAVATVLALGKPAISYLLDALKSPNELIRMNAVRILSEIGDASISSELLGLLKKGDSKIKAAVIDVLGRIKEFWTIEYLRDFLKAPEPVVRAASARALGELKDKLAIDALLFLLSDKEKEVRIAAIDALSKIGDIRACDNLWQVASNDVDFEVRSKAMSALKTIGAEILKPYEEWLVSKDINKRDSARLKLSSIGKPVLLPLLEYTKHYDASVRELSAKILGDIGDNFATARLIELANDIDQDVKITAIEALGKIKSESAIRFLLSCLESPDSSVVNVATESLSKTGKELIKFLPAILSEHNVQKQINIVQLIAKIGDVEYIPLLSEYIDHPSIWVRMTICSALGELKSPLSADLLLKKLYDDPSPLVRVASAKAFGKLKIPEKIDSLIWALQEEKEETVQIAIIDALAEIGEEMVGSFLLKYLSQDSIELKIATIKALGKIGYFGAIPFLKKITQPWPFSNENAEVKSIAREVLKKLSLESTISKP